From the genome of Odocoileus virginianus isolate 20LAN1187 ecotype Illinois chromosome 16, Ovbor_1.2, whole genome shotgun sequence, one region includes:
- the GSKIP gene encoding GSK3B-interacting protein — METDCNPMELSGVSGFEEEAELNGFEGTDMKDMRLEAEAVVNDVLFAVNTMFVSKTLRCADDVAYINVETRERNRYCLELTEAGLRVVGYAFDQVDGHLQTPYHETVYSLLDTLSPAYREAFGNALLQRLEALKREGQS, encoded by the exons ATGGAAACAGACTGTAATCCCATGGAGCTGAGCGGCGTGTCAGGATTTGAAGAAGAAGCTGAGCTTAATGGCTTTGAAGGAACTGATATGAAAGACATGAGGCTGGAAGCCGAAGCAGTTGTAAATGATGTTCTCTTTGCTGTTAACACCATGTTTGTCTCAAAAACGCTGCGCTGTGCAGACGATGTGGCCTACATCAATGTGGAAACAAGGGAAAGGAACAGATACTGCCTGGAGCTCACCGAAGCAGGGCTCAGG GTGGTAGGGTATGCTTTCGACCAGGTGGATGGTCATTTACAGACTCCCTACCACGAAACAGTCTACTCCTTATTGGATACGCTCAGCCCTGCATACCGGGAAGCATTTGGAAATGCGCTCCTTCAAAGACTGGAAGCTTTGAAAAGAGAGGGACAGTCATGA